From the Leptospira sp. WS60.C2 genome, one window contains:
- a CDS encoding OmpP1/FadL family transporter → MKKASILFFLLYSMHLSAGSYGDVYGAFPRQASMAGAVSSFVNNSSASFYNVAGLARANEQEILLALREKESQNTSEQQASDTKPNLGRNGFHEVSFSYNFADPKVSSNLAQRERFSNTNDHYVTLGLTYNLNEIYDFGRRVRLGLNVLTPATGNLLTINDQNPNVPRPLQSGAANERPTITGGLAVEVWKEHLFLGIGFTAFARGGGSILLKNVPISPDTVIPDQQVILQVKPIVNPSFGLQFHWRAFDFGLSYRRETFLSVDPVPARAQTTLLGIQLDLDVALLDLYQPKVYTAGASYLWKDRFRFATDVNLEKWSEYKLSRTKQTYSQNPQVKDTTNIRVGFEFLWRPEVSFRLGYARRPSAIGDVSGRVNLLDFDRNVYTLGASYALTDRTSSWFSGLKKAILLDLVFDYQTWSPREITKIEPTADNPNFNFGGKAIHIGFGITTFL, encoded by the coding sequence ATGAAAAAAGCAAGTATCCTCTTCTTTCTCCTATATTCCATGCATCTGTCTGCTGGCTCGTATGGCGATGTATATGGAGCTTTCCCCCGTCAAGCTTCCATGGCTGGTGCAGTTTCATCTTTTGTTAATAATAGCTCAGCGTCCTTTTATAATGTTGCAGGACTCGCTCGAGCGAATGAACAAGAAATTTTATTAGCCTTAAGAGAAAAGGAATCACAAAATACTTCGGAACAGCAGGCCTCAGATACAAAACCAAACTTGGGACGAAATGGATTTCATGAAGTAAGTTTTTCCTACAATTTTGCTGATCCGAAAGTTTCCTCAAATTTGGCCCAACGAGAGAGATTTTCAAATACAAACGATCATTATGTGACTTTGGGACTCACTTACAATTTGAATGAAATATACGATTTTGGTAGGAGAGTCCGACTTGGTTTAAACGTACTCACTCCTGCGACCGGCAATTTGCTCACAATCAACGACCAAAATCCCAATGTACCTCGTCCTTTACAATCCGGTGCCGCGAACGAGAGGCCGACGATAACAGGAGGTTTAGCCGTCGAGGTTTGGAAGGAACATTTGTTTTTAGGTATTGGATTTACTGCCTTTGCACGTGGAGGTGGTTCTATTCTTTTAAAGAATGTCCCCATTTCGCCTGACACAGTAATACCCGACCAGCAAGTCATTTTACAAGTAAAGCCCATTGTGAACCCGAGCTTCGGTTTGCAATTCCATTGGCGAGCATTTGACTTTGGACTTTCCTATCGTAGAGAAACGTTTTTGTCCGTTGATCCGGTTCCTGCCCGAGCGCAAACGACTCTATTGGGCATCCAATTGGATCTAGATGTTGCCCTTTTAGATTTATACCAACCGAAAGTCTATACGGCCGGAGCATCCTATTTATGGAAAGATCGATTCCGATTTGCGACGGATGTAAATTTAGAAAAATGGAGTGAGTATAAACTCTCACGCACAAAACAGACATACAGCCAAAATCCACAAGTGAAAGACACAACAAATATTCGAGTAGGGTTTGAATTTTTATGGAGACCCGAAGTGAGTTTCCGGCTCGGGTATGCAAGAAGACCAAGTGCGATTGGTGATGTTTCAGGAAGGGTTAATTTGTTAGATTTTGACAGAAATGTGTATACGTTAGGTGCAAGTTATGCCCTCACAGATCGAACTAGTAGCTGGTTTTCTGGTTTGAAGAAAGCAATTTTGTTAGATTTGGTTTTTGACTACCAAACTTGGAGCCCAAGAGAGATTACTAAAATTGAACCCACTGCTGACAATCCGAATTTTAACTTTGGAGGAAAGGCGATCCACATAGGCTTTGGGATTACTACCTTTTTATAA
- a CDS encoding Ig-like domain-containing protein: MCRIQRNPIFFFLSLLGLVWFSSCKEGKPPQANQDISAWATVTQNPQRQLQTPIDPSETPPVLPPPDGFGSTGPEVRFGFSPIGVDRYRPLELVFSEPMNVGTVPSALTIRNLTTSTTITNYSLSWTSPVNLSIRFGIELAPNQEIEIEFATSARANANNTALLFFRRSFTTEKTIQVNRSLLVNGSQSYPVATNRGIVINQPTTTSLRLEGEVNFPTEVKEILLCKLGLTQSNHPQAVVCSSAVSTGVLICRDTCPSNFFHEVTSSAVIPPNVGTNLYYFRVETLGGNFYTFGIHFLYGNVAPSQTDSRNKVASLLLGQSMGINSVSGLITNFAKGNFSLFDTSSNSDKSLNEFVGKKTSTFPGAPCLAWPSTKLVNAPTPNKIDYLEKIGPFCGIEVTGTIFESASYPDVNYRAKADIYITNLVLDESSFPSGNPNLDFQFEVKNGILDINLYGKKARGKLAIVVRIEEIEFFDYLLANTLVFYGNSIPGTDGNEVGFALNEDPPTESARRAFARANLTVDSFGKANLIVSPFAFPNNFQQGIDCTSLPDPVPTAFVFQCNPFVTDWSNHIQVNAVTGTGAIAAIVADVVNKQIPTLKAKIVQNVLKDVAERVSPEILNNILGQLKSGIVVPLPDYLPSPLDKVSLRLNAQLEEDTVLKSSGSNFGLEGSLKASLLTCVKDSGNRCPWDLGYVRSTNPQSPYGSASYIISKSNTNTVLASNLSRASSSPGVLLNVHPDLVNQALYQLWWNGGFQFEIDQTFIQKINQFAGTSTLLRLTTSLLKADPIVTIFAPGQNNVTTSSGTIFPNDDVILSILPIQPIYVGVSPLSGSPSLEIPRINLSLADLEITLKAKKNDPSRPNCPGANCKDGSTYTIAKVRMSITSKATLDFGAYSLPSCEGSCTFSASILSSVGNPSLKLVTSSAVGDLYYLIEPLEGPSNNPMALRPQGIKEIVDPLVKSLIIPLLNNITRDIPLPKIRACGLDLFDLETLPIPGDSLEPYVLIHAKVQNILFTGSCRL, translated from the coding sequence ATGTGTCGAATCCAACGAAATCCAATTTTCTTTTTTCTGAGTTTATTGGGTTTGGTTTGGTTTTCTTCCTGTAAAGAGGGAAAACCACCACAGGCAAACCAAGACATTTCCGCTTGGGCAACAGTCACACAAAACCCTCAAAGACAACTCCAAACTCCTATAGATCCAAGTGAGACTCCACCTGTCCTGCCTCCTCCAGATGGTTTCGGTAGCACAGGCCCTGAAGTCCGTTTTGGATTTTCTCCTATCGGGGTGGACAGATATCGTCCGTTAGAACTCGTTTTTTCAGAACCTATGAATGTCGGGACGGTTCCTTCCGCACTCACCATCCGTAACCTAACTACAAGCACAACGATCACAAACTATAGCCTTTCCTGGACAAGTCCAGTGAATCTCTCGATCCGGTTTGGGATTGAACTTGCACCCAACCAAGAAATCGAAATAGAGTTCGCAACGAGTGCACGTGCCAATGCAAATAACACTGCCCTCCTCTTTTTCCGCAGATCCTTCACCACTGAAAAAACCATCCAAGTCAATCGGTCTTTACTTGTGAATGGCAGCCAAAGTTACCCCGTAGCAACAAACAGAGGCATTGTGATCAACCAACCGACAACGACCAGTTTACGATTAGAAGGTGAAGTGAACTTTCCCACTGAGGTAAAAGAAATCCTACTTTGCAAATTGGGTCTTACTCAGTCCAACCATCCACAAGCAGTTGTTTGTTCTTCTGCCGTGTCAACGGGAGTTCTTATCTGTCGAGATACCTGTCCGTCTAATTTTTTCCATGAGGTTACCAGCTCAGCAGTAATACCACCTAATGTAGGAACGAATCTTTATTATTTTAGAGTGGAGACTCTCGGAGGAAATTTTTATACATTTGGAATCCATTTCCTGTATGGAAATGTTGCCCCAAGTCAAACAGATTCGAGAAATAAGGTAGCAAGCCTTCTCTTGGGCCAATCCATGGGCATAAACTCAGTCTCTGGTTTGATTACAAATTTTGCTAAAGGAAATTTTTCCCTCTTTGATACGAGCTCGAACTCAGATAAGTCTTTGAACGAGTTTGTGGGGAAAAAAACTTCAACCTTCCCTGGAGCACCTTGTTTGGCTTGGCCGAGCACAAAGTTAGTGAATGCGCCTACTCCAAACAAAATTGATTACCTAGAAAAAATTGGTCCCTTCTGCGGGATCGAAGTAACTGGGACTATCTTTGAGAGTGCGAGTTATCCTGATGTTAACTATAGAGCTAAAGCGGATATATATATCACAAATCTTGTGTTAGATGAGTCAAGTTTTCCTTCTGGAAATCCCAACTTAGACTTTCAATTTGAGGTCAAGAATGGAATCTTAGATATCAATCTTTATGGAAAGAAAGCACGTGGGAAACTGGCAATCGTTGTCCGTATTGAGGAAATTGAATTTTTTGATTATCTACTAGCAAATACTTTGGTCTTTTATGGAAATAGTATTCCAGGGACAGATGGAAACGAAGTAGGATTTGCACTCAACGAGGATCCTCCGACTGAATCTGCTCGCCGTGCCTTTGCCCGCGCAAACTTAACCGTAGACTCATTTGGCAAAGCCAATCTTATTGTAAGCCCGTTTGCTTTTCCAAATAACTTCCAACAAGGGATAGATTGTACAAGCTTACCTGACCCAGTTCCTACTGCCTTTGTTTTTCAATGTAATCCATTTGTAACGGACTGGTCTAATCATATCCAAGTAAATGCAGTTACGGGAACGGGTGCAATTGCAGCGATCGTTGCTGATGTCGTTAATAAACAAATCCCTACCTTAAAAGCAAAAATCGTACAAAACGTACTAAAAGACGTCGCCGAACGTGTGTCTCCTGAGATCTTAAACAATATCCTAGGACAACTCAAATCAGGTATCGTTGTGCCTTTACCTGATTATTTGCCTTCACCTCTAGACAAGGTTTCTTTACGATTGAATGCCCAACTGGAAGAAGATACAGTATTAAAATCTTCTGGTAGCAATTTCGGTTTGGAGGGAAGTTTAAAGGCTTCCTTGCTTACCTGTGTTAAGGATTCAGGGAATCGCTGCCCTTGGGATTTAGGTTATGTTCGAAGTACAAACCCACAAAGCCCCTATGGAAGTGCATCCTACATCATATCAAAATCAAATACAAATACAGTCTTAGCTTCAAATCTTTCGCGTGCTAGTTCATCACCAGGAGTTTTGTTGAATGTCCATCCCGATTTAGTGAACCAGGCCCTTTACCAACTTTGGTGGAATGGTGGCTTCCAATTTGAGATTGACCAAACGTTTATCCAAAAAATAAACCAGTTCGCAGGTACGTCTACACTACTTCGCCTAACTACGTCTTTACTAAAGGCTGATCCCATCGTCACAATCTTTGCTCCAGGCCAAAATAACGTCACCACATCCTCTGGAACTATCTTCCCAAACGATGATGTAATTTTAAGTATCCTGCCCATCCAGCCCATTTACGTGGGTGTAAGTCCCCTCTCGGGTAGTCCCAGTTTAGAAATCCCACGTATAAACTTAAGCCTAGCTGACTTAGAAATCACGCTCAAAGCAAAGAAAAACGATCCTTCTCGGCCCAACTGTCCTGGTGCTAATTGCAAAGATGGAAGCACCTATACCATTGCAAAAGTCAGAATGAGTATAACATCAAAAGCCACTTTGGATTTTGGTGCTTATTCTTTACCTTCGTGTGAAGGAAGTTGTACTTTTTCGGCATCCATTTTATCCTCCGTGGGAAATCCCAGCTTAAAGCTTGTGACAAGTAGCGCTGTAGGTGACTTATATTATTTAATTGAACCTTTGGAAGGGCCATCAAACAACCCTATGGCGCTCCGACCCCAAGGAATCAAAGAAATCGTTGATCCTTTGGTTAAATCACTCATTATACCTCTCTTAAATAACATAACACGCGATATACCTTTACCGAAAATCCGAGCCTGTGGTTTAGACCTCTTTGATCTAGAGACCCTTCCCATCCCTGGGGATAGCCTTGAGCCGTATGTCCTTATCCATGCTAAAGTCCAAAACATTCTATTCACGGGGAGTTGCCGGCTATGA
- a CDS encoding thioredoxin family protein, which yields MEHRFQATFRFFIFLLILVSNSNCSKQRDIILTQYETSLSTANSQNRKLIVIFGADWCPDCRALDGILAEPEVKTLLDAEFVVMKVDVGRFDKNLSLNERLGNPIQNGIPSLVVVSPKGELITSTKGGEFSNASKMTKEQVLAYLYKL from the coding sequence ATGGAACACAGATTCCAAGCGACTTTCCGTTTTTTCATCTTTCTTCTGATCCTCGTCTCGAACTCCAACTGCTCCAAACAAAGAGACATAATACTTACTCAGTATGAAACTTCTCTTTCGACGGCAAATTCCCAAAACCGAAAATTAATCGTCATCTTTGGTGCCGACTGGTGCCCCGACTGTAGAGCATTAGATGGGATTTTGGCCGAACCAGAAGTCAAAACCTTACTCGATGCAGAATTTGTGGTGATGAAAGTAGATGTGGGTCGATTTGATAAAAACCTAAGTCTAAACGAAAGATTAGGCAATCCGATTCAAAATGGAATCCCATCCCTTGTTGTCGTCTCACCCAAAGGAGAACTCATCACTTCCACAAAAGGAGGAGAGTTCTCTAACGCAAGTAAGATGACAAAAGAACAAGTGCTCGCCTATTTATACAAACTGTAA